CCCCAAACCACTTCCTGTACTTTTTGTAGAGTAAAAAGGTACAAGGGCATTGGCCATAACCTGCTCACTCATGCCTTTTCCGCCATCGCTTACATCTACTACGCAAGTATTACTAAAGAACGTTACATCTATGTTTATTTTAGACGGACTTGAGCCTGACTCGTGTGCATTTTTGAGTAAGTTGATAAGCAGCTGTTCAAGTTGTGCCTGATCTGCATGTAATATGCTTTGGGTGCTGCTTACTGTGTAGCTAAACTGCCATTGTCTATTCAGATCATTTAATGTGTTTTGCCAATTTATCGCTGATTTTTGTGGTGTAGGGAGCTTTGCAAATTTGCCGTAGCCTTGAACAAACTCAGTCAAGTGGCTTATTCTTTCATCGATTGTTGAAAACACTCGTGCAAGGCGAGGCTCATCTACGCGGCTAGCTAAAAGCTGAGCGCTGTGCAGCATTGATGACATAGGGCCAAGAGAGTTATTGAGCTCGTGGCTTATTATTCGAATAACTTTTTTCCATACTGCTACTTCTTGGCGGCTGAGTTCACGGGTAAGTTGTTTAAATATGTATAAGTGATGTTTTTGATTGTTAAGCAAAAACTCGCCAGTCGATAAATGCCAAGTTTGAGAATCGTGACTATCTACTTCAATATTAAACAAGCCATCCACGCCTTGTTCAATAGCATTAGTAAGCTGAATAGGTGCATCAGACAATAATTGGTGAAGCTGCGTGCCTTCTAGTTGTGTTTTGCTATTAAATAAAGTGCGGCTGACTAAATTACTAAATACAACAGTTTTGTTATCGTTAACAAGTAAAAGTGCTTGTGGAGAGCTCTGTAATACTTTATCTAACATTAACTCTCGTTGATAAATCCACTGTTTTTCTTGCCGAAGTTGTTTTGCCGTTTGATTATAAAGCTGACATAGTTTTCCTAACTCATCGTTGTTTTTATAGGCTAATAAACTAGAAAGCTCACCATCTTTAAAATTAAGTAAGCCGGTTTCTAGCGATTGCAACCCTAGCTTAATAGGCTTTGTTAAGGCTCTAGCTAGCAAGAGGCTTATTAGCATAGCTGCTATGACCAATAACACAGAGTAATACAGCGGATGTTGTGCAATTATTGTAATGCTAACAACAGGTAAAACGCTGCATAAAACACATATAGCCATTATTTTTTGAGTTAACGATAAGCCACTAATAAAATTAAACATTAGTAATCAATACCCATTTTTTGTAAGCGCCTATACAGTGCTTGGCGGCTTAAACCAAACTCTCGTGCTACTTTGGCTATAACCCCCTGATTAGCGCGTATTGATTGTTCAATTTCGAATTTTGTAGGTTCTTTTTTTACGTCGTTATTTTTTATTAGCGACGACGGGGTTAGGCCAAAATCTTCAGCACTAAGCAAACCGTTAGGCTTTATTACACCAACACGTTTACAGGCGTTTTCAAGTTCTCTTACATTACCTGGCCATTGGTATCGATTAAGGGCTTGCTCTGCATCAATACTTAGCTCTCTATGTGGTAAAAAGTGATTAATGAGTGGCGCAATATCATCAACGCGTTCACAAAGCGCAGGTACGTTTAACTCAATAACGTTAAGGCGATAGTACAAATCTTCTCTAAAACGCCCTTCGGTTATTGCTTGTAATAAATTTTCGTTGGTGGCTGATATAACACGTACAGTTACTTTGCGCGTTTGTGTGGACCCTAACCGTTCAAATTCACCTGTTTGTAACACTCTTAGCAACTTCATTTGCCCAGAAAGTGGCAAGTTGCCAATTTCATCTAAAAATAATGTTCCACCATCGGCTGCCTCAAAACGACCTATACGTTGCTTGCTTATACCAGTATAAGCACCTGCTTCAGCACCAAACAATTCAGCCTCCAAAAGCTCTTGGGGTAGGGCGCCAGCGTTTACCTTTATGAAGGGTTGGTTTATTAGTGAAGAGTTTTTTTGAATA
This DNA window, taken from Pseudoalteromonas marina, encodes the following:
- a CDS encoding sensor histidine kinase, producing the protein MFNFISGLSLTQKIMAICVLCSVLPVVSITIIAQHPLYYSVLLVIAAMLISLLLARALTKPIKLGLQSLETGLLNFKDGELSSLLAYKNNDELGKLCQLYNQTAKQLRQEKQWIYQRELMLDKVLQSSPQALLLVNDNKTVVFSNLVSRTLFNSKTQLEGTQLHQLLSDAPIQLTNAIEQGVDGLFNIEVDSHDSQTWHLSTGEFLLNNQKHHLYIFKQLTRELSRQEVAVWKKVIRIISHELNNSLGPMSSMLHSAQLLASRVDEPRLARVFSTIDERISHLTEFVQGYGKFAKLPTPQKSAINWQNTLNDLNRQWQFSYTVSSTQSILHADQAQLEQLLINLLKNAHESGSSPSKINIDVTFFSNTCVVDVSDGGKGMSEQVMANALVPFYSTKSTGSGLGLALCREIAEAHKGQISLHNKLSGGLNVQVTLPCR
- a CDS encoding sigma-54-dependent transcriptional regulator, which codes for MEKILIVDDNPAVLEALSLLLEIHNFNVVTATTPFEAIQIVQYQRIALVIQDMNFTSDTTSGEEGKTLFYALREENPHLPIILITAWTELSTAIELVKAGAADYLPKPWDDHKLLTCINNLIELGRTKQLVATHNRQQKERDDKYNTANLAGLIFKSTAMERLVTMALQVAKSDISALITGPNGSGKECIATIIQKNSSLINQPFIKVNAGALPQELLEAELFGAEAGAYTGISKQRIGRFEAADGGTLFLDEIGNLPLSGQMKLLRVLQTGEFERLGSTQTRKVTVRVISATNENLLQAITEGRFREDLYYRLNVIELNVPALCERVDDIAPLINHFLPHRELSIDAEQALNRYQWPGNVRELENACKRVGVIKPNGLLSAEDFGLTPSSLIKNNDVKKEPTKFEIEQSIRANQGVIAKVAREFGLSRQALYRRLQKMGIDY